A genomic region of Vitis vinifera cultivar Pinot Noir 40024 chromosome 7, ASM3070453v1 contains the following coding sequences:
- the LOC100256663 gene encoding uncharacterized protein LOC100256663, protein MGCFLACFGSSKDAKRQKQRIHVLPRDQRNGSFKPVQSIVSQKQGSIEQPISLVSEIREKPEEQLSFAARKKVTFDSNVRTYEPISVHGSIESLPESTGEKATEENLAKSSRSNLLSDDDSNTSSLGSYPPNHRYQNCAQSDDEEDEMQYEDSDLDDEDDEYNDSDEEDNDILGSKTRISPAQVITEEVDPKAICPSPQRELKTIGANPNARDRSTYVHPVLNPVENLTQWKAVKGKGTPPLKLQKENLTSDKEPPRLSFSMEPNFKQSSFSNKSKINEPENLNQEIAVNASLSTWLVSSETTPTNKTSPIGVVDTISYQKGASYTSNSPRSQEDRPILGALTLEEIRQFSASNSPRRSPTRSPDDMPILGTVGTYWSHTGPAKDSDSASYKGIPNTTSKYREDKRVNWHSTPFEARLEKALSKGVPEA, encoded by the exons ATGGGTTGTTTTCTTGCTTGTTTTGGGTCTTCCAAGGATGCCAAACGCCAGAAACAGAGGATCCATGTACTCCCTCGAGACCAG AGGAATGGAAGTTTCAAGCCTGTGCAATCCATTGTCTCTCAGAAACAGGGGAGCATAGAACAACCCATCAGCCTGGTTTCAGAGATACG GGAGAAGCCGGAGGAACAATTGAGCTTCGCTGCAAGAAAGAAAGTTACATTCGATTCAAATGTGAGAACCTATGAGCCTATCTCAGTACATGGAAGTATTGAATCTTTACCAGAGAGCACTGGGGAGAAGGCGACGGAGGAAAACTTGGCAAAATCAAGCCGATCCAATTTACTGTCAGACGATGATTCAAACACATCTAGCTTGGGGTCTTATCCCCCAAATCATCGATACCAGAATTGCGCACAGAGTGATGATGAAGAGGATGAAATGCAGTACGAGGACAGTGATCTAGATGATGAGGACGATGAATACAATGATTCTGATGAGGAAGATAATGACATCTTAGGATCAAAGACTAGAATTTCTCCAGCTCAAGTGATTACAGAGGAGGTTGATCCCAAAGCCATATGTCCTTCCCCTCAAAGGGAACTGAAAACAATTGGGGCAAACCCAAACGCAAGGGATAGAAGCACATATGTTCATCCTGTACTAAACCCTGTTGAAAATCTTACTCAATGGAAAGCTGTGAAAGGAAAAGGGACACCACCATTGAAGCTGCAGAAGGAGAATCTCACATCAGATAAAGAACCACCAAGGCTTTCATTCAGCATGGAGCCCAATTTTAAGCAATCATCATTCAGCAACAAATCAAAAATCAATGAACCTGAGAACCTGAACCAGGAAATAGCAGTCAATGCAAGCCTTTCTACCTGGTTGGTTTCATCTGAAACCACACCCACCAACAAGACTAGCCCCATTGGTGTTGTTGATACTATTTCATATCAGAAAGGCGCGTCTTACACTTCAAACTCACCTAGAAGCCAAGAAGATCGGCCTATTTTGGGCGCATTAACCTTGGAAGAGATCAGACAATTCTCTGCATCTAATTCGCCTAGAAGGTCACCAACTCGAAGCCCTGATGATATGCCAATTCTAGGCACTGTTGGGACCTACTGGAGCCACACAGGACCAGCTAAGGACTCTGATTCAGCCTCATACAAAGGAATACCAAACACAACCAGCAAGTACAGAGAG GACAAGAGAGTGAATTGGCACTCTACCCCATTTGAGGCAAGGTTGGAAAAAGCATTGAGCAAAGGTGTTCCTGAAGCTTAA